The following proteins come from a genomic window of Paenibacillus swuensis:
- a CDS encoding TetR/AcrR family transcriptional regulator: MRSNIHDLRVIRTKESIRQALVDLINEQGFESVTVKDITVRARINRGTFYAHYQDKFDLLTKCEEEIMVDMSRITQQEFPDVIAALETDTQTLTPFSLTVSLFEYLNINSEFMKAVLGPRGDLSFHTKLKEFMWETLYGNNSNAFIKEENSLVPGMYLSAYMGTAIIGVIQQWLESGRQESPQEMARILTTMMANGPFFAAGLKK; this comes from the coding sequence TTGCGGAGCAATATTCATGATTTACGTGTCATTCGGACCAAAGAGTCGATTCGGCAAGCATTAGTAGACTTAATCAATGAGCAAGGTTTTGAGTCCGTTACGGTTAAAGATATTACGGTTAGAGCGAGGATCAACAGAGGTACATTCTATGCGCACTATCAAGACAAATTTGATTTGCTGACGAAATGTGAAGAGGAAATTATGGTGGATATGTCCAGAATTACTCAGCAAGAATTCCCGGATGTAATAGCTGCACTTGAAACAGACACGCAGACGTTAACACCCTTCTCCTTAACCGTTTCATTATTTGAGTATTTAAATATAAACAGTGAATTTATGAAAGCTGTCTTAGGTCCGAGGGGGGATTTATCGTTTCATACGAAATTGAAAGAGTTTATGTGGGAAACCCTGTACGGGAATAATTCTAACGCGTTTATTAAAGAAGAAAATTCACTGGTTCCAGGAATGTATTTATCTGCATACATGGGGACCGCCATCATAGGAGTCATTCAACAATGGTTGGAAAGCGGCAGGCAGGAGTCTCCTCAAGAAATGGCTCGGATCCTGACGACTATGATGGCTAACGGTCCGTTCTTCGCGGCTGGGTTGAAGAAGTAA